TCAGGGAACGTACCTGCGCAGTGCTCGGACTCGCAGGTCCGGCTGCACTCCTGCGGGAGGACAGTAGGACACGGCGCAGCCACGATGAGTGTCCATTTTAACTGACGACAGGATCGAGCTGAGTAGGTAGCTAGGATCATATACGTACCGATGCCGCGTCGCCGCCGAAgatgctggcggcggcgggcgagtggccggcgacggcgagcaggaggaggaggagacgaggaggaagaagacggcGGCGGTCGCTACGCCGCTGTCGCAGGGAACCACGGCCGGCGAGCTCGCTGCTGCTGAATTCCATTTGCGCTGCCTTCCTGCGATTGATGCGCGGAGAAGGAATTAATGAATTCCTGGGTGTTTGCTTGCAGCAGGTTCGAGTGAACGAAGCTTTATGGACACCATGGTGCGATGGAAGTTTGGTGGCTTTGGTTGGAAAAAAGTTGCAGTTCCAACTAGTCCACCGGCGGCTTCGCAGAATCATGACGGCTTATCAGAGAACCTCGCTCACATTAACCTAACATTTTGTCGCTTTATTTGCCATCATCAAATTCACCGTGCGTTGTTACAACCTGCACTACTTGAGTTTATTACCTACATACATGGTCGATTACGTTTGCAGCTTACTGATCCGGATTTTTTTTCCCGTATTATAAACAGCCGTTTTAGTTTGAATCTAAAACAAGTTGATCCGGTGCGATCGGTGTTAGCTCAACTGCATGAGCGGACCAATTGGCTCATTGGCGTCAGGGTGGTTGTCTACCCCCGGTGATCCCGATCTCATCATGCATGATGCTGACCACTGCATTTTGTTCTTGTTTATTTGCTTGGAGCTGCCAGGGTATGCATCCATGCATTCTATGGCCAGGCTGGGGAACTTTTTCAGGAGAGACCTAGCTACCAGCTCGGTGATCCCGTGAGTGACAAAAGCTAGCAAATTGAGGGGAGACGATGATCCAGTTGCCCAGTTGCGTTGCATGTCATTGGGGAGCCAAATTAAAGTCCGGGTTGGCTTGGCCATTCGTTCGGCAACGAACCAAAAATGTGGTGCCAAAATTGTTAGGCTAGCGAGAACTTTAAGCAGCATCACGATAATGGTCGGCATGAACAGAACATGTGCCGaatgttgacgacgaagaacatGGACCGGTTTTCttcaaaaaggaaaaaaaaaagaacatggACCTGGTGTCACATTTGGACGCTAACCCAAACTAGGCTACTTTCCTGGGCTGGGCCCTTAATACCTTTCACTTTTTTTCGACTCACAATATAACGGGCCTCTGGATCCATGCTCAATGTTTTTTTTTCCGGTAGCAGCAAGTGCGTTTTACAGAAAAAAAAAGGTCTCGATGTGGCGGGAGCATGTCAAAGGATTTGTTTTTCATTATCTCAGATCGCCTGATCAATCTTAAACACGTGCTTTTCTTTGTGCTATTAGAATTTGTTCAATCCATGATGCTGTTCATAACAGCTCACTTTACTTTCATTTGTATTTATAAAAATGTGCGGTACATTATATTTCCTAGTGCTAAGCATTCACTTGGCTTTATTTATGAAAGCTCAAACTTCCAAAGAAAATACCATTTCCAGTTCTCCACAGTTCAAACACACTATCTCAACAACACACAAAATGATGATCCTGTCATTCCAACATTTGAACGGATAAATCATTGAGCATGATTTCTTCCGGATAGAAAGTCAAAGTTCCTCGCATATTCCTGATGAAATTTAAATTCGGAAATGCAGTACTACAGGAAAAGTATAGAAAACCCCAGaaacttttttttaaaaaaatcaaatGAAGACAACAGTGTACTCCTGTTTGGGCCCAAAGAGAAAATGTCGCTGTGATGGACTTCAGGCCTCGAGGAGAAACTTTGGATGCTTGAGAGATCCCCAGCACAGTCTCCTCTCAAAAAAGAGAGAGATCCAACACGTACGATCTGCTGCTATCATGTCCTCTCAAAAAACAAGTTGCtcttctcaaaaaaaaaagttgctCTTCTCCTCGACGAGAACAACACAGATGGTGTATGTTTGCAACACATCTAtcttctcaaaaaaaaaataatACTATACTGGAAAAAATACATGTACTGTACACTTCCTTGTAGACTACGGAGGTAAACAAATATAAAAAatcttttttttcaaaaaaaatactgATTCTACACAGACAGAAGCACGGGCGAAGCTTCACCTCCCATCCCATCCCCCCAGATTGACCGCCCAAGCCTCCCCACCTCCCGTTCCCCGCCCGCGCCGGGACCACACACCACGCACCGCCCCGACCACCCGCTCCCCGCCACGTGTCCCGCCGACCACGCCTCCTCCACCCGCTCCCCGCCACACACCGGGCCACACGCCCTCCGCCCCGcaccgccccccgcgccgcgcgccccgcgccCTTGACCGCCACGTCATCCCACTGACGCGCGggccccgcgccccgcgccccctCCTCAAAtccccccccgcgccggcctcccccACCTCCGCACAACCGCGTCCGCTTCCCCCCGTCCCCGTTCCCACAGGAGATCCCCTGCGCCCGCCGCATCCCTGTAGCCGCCCCTGCTGCCGGCGAGCCCGATCCGCCGCCTCCCCGCGCCCGCAGCCATGTCGCCGTCGGAGCCGACGCGTGAGGAGAGCGTGTACATGGCGAAGCTTGCGGAGCAGGCGGAGCGGTACGAGGAGATGGTGGAGTTCATGGAGCGCGTGGCGCGCTCGgcgggcggggccggcggcggggaggagctctCCGTCGAGGAGCGAAACCTGCTGTCCGTCGCCTACAAGAACGTCATCGGCGCGCGCAGGGCCTCGTGGCGGATCATCTCCTCCATCGAGCAGAAGGAGGAGGGCCGCGGGAATGAGGCCCACGCCGCATCCATCCGCGCCTACCGCTCCAAGATCGAGGCCGAGCTCGCCCGCATCTGCGACGGCATCCTCGCGCTCCTCGACTCCCACCTCGTCccctccgccggcgccgccgagtCCAAGGTCTTCTACCTCAAGATGAAGGGAGACTACCACAGGTACATACACACCATTTACCGCTAGAGATCTGGCCCCTTTATGATTCGATCTGTGTGCGGAGCGACCGAGGAGTGAGCTTTCTTGGTAGATCAGAGCGAAATGATGGAGGGCTGAGGTTTCGCATAGTTTATTTATGAGATCCTGATGTATTAGGGTGTTTGCGATTGGGATTAGTAGGGGATTTGAGCCCTTATTTATTGCTGATGATTATTTGTTGGGCATGATCTGATTTCCGGTCTCAGTACATGGGCCACGAAGTGGTGGTTGGTGAAGTcaaaatttaagatcttatatagATGTTTTGTGTGGGGGTGAAAGGGATCTGGGTTCTTGGTGACGATTAGGTCAAAGTTTAAGGTGTGGTCTTTTTTGTTTGAATTTTGTGTGGTTTAGGTTTGTGTTATTGGTGGTGGAAAGTCAAGAAAGGGAAATTAGATTCTGATGTTTGTGACGTTTGAGCGAGGGGGGTTCCCCCTCGTTTTCTTAATGGTGCATGCTGAAGTTGGAATTTATGAATTTGTTTATATGATTGGAGTAGCTGTGAGGTTCCAGTTTAAAAGTCTGTTTATATGATGGTGTTGCTGTGCTGTTTTCCATGGGAGATGACTGATGATTATATTTGTGATCTGCAGTATTTATATTGGTACCTGACTTCTCTTGATGATTTTGCAGGTACCTTGCTGAGTTCAAGTCAGGAGCAGAGAGGAAGGAAGCTGCAGAGAGCACCATGAATGCTTACAAAGCTGCCCAGGTTGGATATCTAATGAAAACCAACCCTATTTTGTGTGCATGTTGATATAACGGGATTCATTGTTGGTGTTACTATTTGTGTTGTAGGATATTGCCCTCGCAGATCTGGCTCCGACCCACCCCATCAGGCTTGGACTTGCGCTCAACTTCTCGGTGTTCTACTATGAGATCCTGAACTCCCCTGACCGTGCTTGCAACCTTGCCAAGCAGGTCTGCTTCCGCTCCCTTTGTCTCCCTTTACTGTGCATGGCATGTGCGATCTCGTTTTATGTGATAATGTGTTTTAGATTTGCATTGTTGGACTGTTTGGTGAGCACATAAACAAAACCCCACTCACCATTTCATTTATTGACCATTAAGATAGTTTTTTTCTCGTTTAGTAAAAGATGATGTCAAGGAAATAATCTAATTTTGGCCTGTGATATATGATGTCATTGGTTCATGGATGTGAACCTTTTTTTTCCTTAAAAATTCAAGGTTGCAAGCTCAAAATGAAAAAGGCATAGACTGCAATTCGGCAAGATATATTCTGTTAAGTCTTTCATAGGAAACCGCTGGCTTCTGAAGTACTTTGCGTGCCATGACAAATTATGTGATAATTCTTTCTTTAGCTTTCCTGTGAAACTATTCTCAAAAGGAAAAGGTTTTGGACATACAATATTTGCCAGTTTTTGTTATTCATGCATAATCTCTGAAACATAATCTCTTGTTCTTTTAGTAGTGTACTAAATTCTTTCTTGAACTCTGAATTTTCTGTGTTCCTGTAATCCATATATTCTTGTTCTGTTGAAAGTAAAATGCTTCTATTGCTGTTGGTTCTCCACTGAACCTGATATGTCTTGCTGCCTACATTTTTCCACTTTATAATACTACCAGCTTACAACCAAATGACAAGTCCTATAATCTTAGATACTAAAGGATTCATGAGTGCCCTTCTGTGATGACAGAACTGTATATTACCAACTCATGTTCTAGAATACACAGGGCATTGTCTACTAAAGATAGACCAATGCATTACTAGGTGTTTCTACTCTAAATGGTAAAGTTTTACTGTGTTTGATCAAGACTTAGAAAATCTCTGTTCTCAACTACAGTGCAACAAAGCTCACTTGGATGTCATGATTATTTTTTGGTTCCTTCACCTTTTATTTGCTGGAGTTGACTCGAATTTAATGTTTGTAGGCTTTTGATGAGGCCTGTTCTCAACTACAGTGAAACAAAGCTCACTTGGATGTCATGATTATTTTTTGGTTCCTTCACCTTTTATTTGCTGGAGTTGACTCGAATTTAATGTTTGTAGGCTTTTGATGAGGCTATCTCTGAGCTAGACAGCCTGGGTGAGGAGTCATACAAGGACAGCACTCTAATCATGCAGCTCCTGCGTGACAACTTGACCCTATGGACATCTGACACCAATGTGAGTTTCATTTACCCTACATGTTTTCTTAATCTCTTTAACCTACTGTTAGTTCTCTTGTGCATCACTTGTCATTGCCCTCATTTGACCTTGGTACTCTCCTTCCATCTTCAGGAGGATGGCGGTGATGAGATCAAGGAAGCTGCTGCCCCGAAGGAGTCCGGAGAGGGTCAGTAAGATGGATCCAAGCTCTCGACCTGATGTGTCCGCTGATGTTCGGGAGCGAAGAGCCAAAGTTACTGGATTTCGATAGCTACCTTCTAGTATAcgtaccaccaccaccaccaccaccaccatcgtCGCACTGAGACCGAACGATGATGCTGCATTGCTGCTGTTTAATTAAGTACCCTAGATGTTTGTTATGTCGCACACTTTGTTTCAGTTTTAAGTCGATAAAGTGATGGCTGGAAGCTGGTTTTCATGCTCCAATCCTGGCCACCAGGGAAAAACCTGCTCTCGTTGCAGCGGTTGTTAGAATGATTGCTTATGATACTTGACCTATGGAGTATTTGACAGGCCTGCTGCCAGTAGTATTTTGTTGAGTTGGCTTTGCAAGTATTGTTTGTTACTCCGCATTCTGAACTTCGAATGTGTGGAAGATGCTATGGTAGTATTCTGCAAGTACGGCTCCGAGCGTTTCATCAGGTAGCTGTCCGAAAGCAGCGCGCACTAAGGCTTTATGCCGTTTGGGACCAAGAATCTGATGCGCGCATGGGACcaagaacgctacaggtttggTGGCGGTGACCAGTACTCTCGGTCCGATCAGGTTGGTGTATGCTGCTGGTCCAGTAATAATCTACTATGCAGTCCAATAATTCTGCCGTTGATGTTCAGAGCATAATCATTCAGTAATCAGTACTCTGCTTGGCTACGCTATCATGCAACTCGTTCTCGTTCTCCAGCTCACCTTTCACGAAACCACGTCTCGCTTTTTCTGTTCCAGCGTCTCCGTGTCGTCTTCACTCTTAGGCGAGGATGTAGGACATAATAACTCTGAACAAGCAATGAGGTAAAAGTACTGTCCATGAGCCTTTGGAATTGAAGGTTTTACTCACAGGCCCTTAGCTATTCAAACATCACTTCCAAAGAAAGTCAACCATGCCTCGCGCGCTCTGGTGTCCACAGAGCATCGATATCATAAACTAGAGCGGCGACGGCTTTGATGCCAACAAGAAATAATAATATGTAGTAAATTCGATACAAATATGAGCAAGCACAAGCAACGAAACATCTCGGATGAGTAAACTCTCCAGGACTAACCTCTTTTTCAGACTAATTTCCACTATTTTTTTTACAACGATGCAAGATGCAAAGAAAACATCTCGGATGACAACAACAAAGTAGACTAAACTCTCCAGGAGTAACCTCCTcttcttttttcagatcaattTCCACTATTTTTTAATACCGATGCAGAATGACGTAACACACTGAAAGTAGGTCCGAATAGCTTAAGAATAAATCACATGCACAGCCATGCGTGAAGAGATCACTCGTCTTCGTCGGGCCTGCTTGCAAGGCAAAGCTCATGGAGCTCATTCAGGATCCACTCCTCCCCAGTGTGGCCTCCCAGGACCAGAACTCTAGTTCCACCCACCACACAGGTGCTGTGTCCCCAGGCGAACTTCGGTGGCTGCCCAGGGACGTTCAGTATCCTCCATGTCGGCTTCTCCTCAGCGGGGTCGATCAGGAACAGCTCTGCTGGGGAGTGCAGGCCAGCAATCGAGCCACCAAATATGATGATTCTCCCACACGGCAGGCTCACAGCGACATGATCAAGCCTTGGCGGTGGACCAACATTCGGGAACCCGGTTGTAGCCAGCTGCCTCCATTGGGGACTGTCTTCGCCGACATCCATCGTGTAGGCGTCACTGGAGCGCAGCCGGAGAGAGCCGCTCTTTGCCAGTCCACCATACATGAATAGTTTGGTTGTACCATAGACAGACAAGGTGTGGCCAAGGCGGGATGGCGGAGACCAGGATGTAGGAATCTCCCTCCATGCTGGTTTTTCCTTTGTGAGGTCAAGGAGGAAGGTGTCGCTGAGAAGAACTCCGGATTCAGTGCACCCACCTGAGACAACAAGCTTTGAACCATCCAAAGTGCATGAGCTGTGCCAAGACCGTGGCAGTGGAGGACCCTCACTTGCAACCTCCCTCCATGTAGGCTGCTGAGCATCGAGGTCAAGGACGAAGACATCGTTGAGCAAACCTTGCTGTCCACAGCCTCCAAATACTACCAGCCATGACCCATTCAGCCATGATAGAGTGTGCCCCCACCGGCCAGGTGGGGAGGCAGAGACCTTGACACGTCGCCATTCTGGCCTTGCAGCCTCCAAGTTAAGCACAAATGTGTCATCCATAGGCTGCATGTTGACTCCCTCCCCTCCGAACAGGACAAGGCGATTACCAACAGCACATGCACTGAAGTTGCAACGGGAAGGCTCCACGCGTCCTCCAACAGTGAACTTTCTCCATGAGGCAGCCTCAAGGGTTGTTAGCTCTCTTGCAAGGCGACCCCATCGCAACATCTTGGTGCTCATCTCAAGCCTGACAGTGACATCTCTTCCCCATGCGTTCTGGCAGACCATCTTCCTCAGGTGATCATTCTTGGTTAGTTCATGCATTCTGGTACAGACTGATCCAATCGATGCAACATCTCTTGGCGACAGGCGAGATAAAATGTTGTGTGCTAGAACTTCGTCTGACAATTGGAGGATAGCACAGTAGTCTAAACTCTGGATTTTTGGAGTATGTTCATGAGAAGCTGAGCTCAGATCTTGAATGCTAGGCCTGTAGTTGGACTGTTGTTTATACACTGGATATGATATGTTGCTGAGATCAATGTTTGCCTCAAAGAATAGCTGGATCCCAATAACATGTGTCACAGATCCATCATCCCCATGCATAGGAATGAGCCTTAATCTGTTATAAAGTGGAGCACCATCCTTCCGGAAATTGAGCAGCTCGCCTTGGAATTCAATCCCCTCATTGAGGCATCGCCGAATCTCTGAAACAATCATGGGATCAACAAGAGGATGCCGCCTTTGCGCACGTGGATCCCGAAATTGCAGGAACCGGCTGAAAGACAAGTTTGAGTGAACACAGTTCATGAGATGCTTCAATAGGCCCTCTGTCAAGTTTTTCAGTGTTAGCAATTTAAAAATTGGTACAATAATGAAAAGATAACAAACAACAAAGCAAGCAGACAATATCCACCGTAAAACATTACAATATACGAAAGAACAGATATTTGTTCAACAGCCTCATTAGCCTAACCAATTTCTCATTGCTTCCAGGTGGATGTTCATTGTCTTATTTGACATCAACAAGAAAggataaaaatgtaaactatCAAGCTGCTGATTTtggcaaaaaaaagaaaagaatttCGAGTTTTCGACCAGTTCCAGTAATGGAATTGTTAGTTAGATCTGATGCTAAATGCTTAAACAACTTCAGAATGGATCCAAGGATCACCTAACTTTCTATTAACACAATTTCCGTGGAATCAGATTAGAATTCCCGATGATATCCTGACTTTTCATTAAACATCCAGTATCACGGAACAAAGTTTTACAAATGTGAAGAGTAGGAACAGGCTAGTCAACTAGTAGTGGGTAGGCAAACCCTGCCACCAAAACTTGGTCACACGACAAGCACCGACTCAGGTGCCCACCCAGGTTGTCATGGCCTACAAATCTTTTTCGTGTAACCACATATTCTAGGGTTTATTCTTGCATCATTCCTTTCCCTATGTTCAAGTGGCCAACTCTAGCAGTGCAACCAAAGTATCAAGCAAAATATCTCACAGGTAGCCATCAACATGTTCTCCACACCCTCTGCTCACCAGAAAACCAAAACAGGCTCAGGGAAAGTTGAAATCAACCTATGGACATTTCACTGTCAGTGCTCCTTTGCCATCTGAAACCTATTACTTACAATCCCATTGAAATAGTTTACCTACAACATGAATAAGCCCAAAACTAAATCTCATCTGCTATTGTAAGAGATGTTGTCCACACGTTTTTCAGCATATGCACAACCAAGATTTTTTTGTTGAGTTTGTACCAATCACACATCGCTAGCCTGCTTACTCCTATTGCAAGATGGACAGTGGTCCACCAAATTATTTCACTACTGTCACCATTGACCATTACTAAGGGACAGGCTGCACACCAAAATTATCCCACAAAGACAAACACTCTTGAGGATCACTCAAATCCCGTGATAGTACCACCTGTCCTTTGATTAAAGCGTCACAACACAAACCGTCCAATCAAAAGGCCTTACTACATTCTCAATCCTACTAACATCAAAGCACTACCCATACCTGCCTTTGCTGCATGCGTCGTGACGACACACATCGATTGAACTAATAATTGCGGATCTAATACGAATGTGTGGTGCTCTGCACTACAAGGACCCTGAAATCTAAAGCGGGCTGCACTGCACTGATGCTCGTTAAAATCCTAGGCTCTGACTCGAACAAGCGGCGACTCATGGTTCCCGCTCGCGCGGGGCAGCAGGCGAGCGGCATTCTCCAGCATCGCAAGCAGAGGAAAACAGAGCAAAAAGGGAACGGAGAGGAGGGTTCGGCGTACTGACCAGTTGCGCCCGAGCACCTCGTGGGCGCGGTACCCCGTGGCGGCCTCGAAGGCGGCGTTGACGTAGATGACGGGGAAGTCGGCCTCCGCTGCGTCCGCCACCACgatcgccgccgccctctgctccccgacccccgccgccggcgccccccacgcCCACCCCTCCTCCTCGTCCCCGTCCACCTCCAtcccctcctccccttcccccaCCACCTCCACCCCCTCGTCCTCCTCCCACAGCCTCATCCGCTTCACCGCCACCGCGCCGCGAttccccgccgcgccgtcgtcgAACATGCCAAGCCGCCcaacccctctcctctctccggctctctctctctctctctctctccacggCGAGCGCGCccgtggtttggcttggtttggTGCGGGAGGAAATGGGAGTTTCTGCGGGGGCAGCGAGATATTTCTGCGCCTGGTTTTTATCATGCGCGGGGGGAGCGGAGGAAGGGGGCACGTGGTTGCTGGTTATTTACGGGATCTGCCACGCGGGGGGCGGGGGCCAGGCGAAAATATCTGCCGCTGAGGCGGCAGCGTGGGCCCCAGGCGGTAAGGGGACGGCGCGGGGTGGGGTCCCGCGTGGGATCCTGTCCGACGGTGCACGTGGTTTCCTTGGCTTCGCAGTGAAGGTGCCCCGTAGATTGCAACGATTATTATCACGCTATTTTAAATGGTATTTAAGGACCACTGATAGAGCATACATATGAAAATATTGTGGGAATAGCATTGTCAGCTAAAAAAATATCCTCTTTCATTGGCTTGATTTCCACGTGTCAATCAAAAGTTATTGTTTTTGCCCGAAACGTCTTGCTTTCGATTCTCAAATGGTTACTTTtatgaagaaaaaaaaagagcctGCCAAGTAGTTGTAAAGTACTATTCAATAGCTTTGTCAATTATTTAGTGTTCCCTTTTCTATTTTAGTTGAGAGGAAAGCAAACATTCTAAGCAAAGGGTTTGTCACGTTGCCATCAAGTTTTTTCAAGTCATTCGTACCGATTATTTAGTGTAGATAAATGATGCGTATGATGCTAGTATTGCAAAACAGTGGAGGTCTATCTTAGTCACTCATTATCTAACAAGCTCGGTCCTAATAAAGGTTTATGGTAGCTACAATAGTGCTAGACCACGCTTGTCAGCTAACTTGGAATTCCAATCTCCAGTGCACTCATGTGTTCTCTACATCCTATATATTTACACACCTGTAACACAAATCCCTTTATTTCTTGCCATAATCAACAAAGTGACAAACAATTTCTTGTCACGGTCAACGAGTCGGCATGATGATAAGTTATCCTACCATCAATCTTCGTAGCACAAGCATCGCACGAAAATAACCTGACTTATCGTCTTGTACCCAACAAACAAATTTATTGAGATTTTCCATATAGATCCTCCCAGGGGACACTCATTCTTCCTTTTTCtacaaaaagaaaaaggagataAAGAGATACCCAAACCCATCAGCAAGATACGTTTGCATACGCGACGCACAGAGCCAAGCGGCAAGCCAGGAATCCAGAACCTTCCGTCAGTGGCGCCAAAAATCCAAGACATCCCCAACAACACCACCGGAGGGCAAAACCGTCACCCGGCGACCTCCTCCTCAAATAAAATATCATGCCGCCCGCTCGATCTGCTGCTGTCCTCGACCACCTCCGGTCGTCGGAAAAATATCTCCGCGGCGCGCGACGGCCACTTGCGCCGCGCCACGTCACCGCGGAGCTCGGGTCTCGGAATGTTCGGCCGCCGCTTTCCCTGTTGccggctc
Above is a genomic segment from Panicum hallii strain FIL2 chromosome 8, PHallii_v3.1, whole genome shotgun sequence containing:
- the LOC112902739 gene encoding adagio-like protein 3 isoform X1, whose protein sequence is MFDDGAAGNRGAVAVKRMRLWEEDEGVEVVGEGEEGMEVDGDEEEGWAWGAPAAGVGEQRAAAIVVADAAEADFPVIYVNAAFEAATGYRAHEVLGRNCRFLQFRDPRAQRRHPLVDPMIVSEIRRCLNEGIEFQGELLNFRKDGAPLYNRLRLIPMHGDDGSVTHVIGIQLFFEANIDLSNISYPVYKQQSNYRPSIQDLSSASHEHTPKIQSLDYCAILQLSDEVLAHNILSRLSPRDVASIGSVCTRMHELTKNDHLRKMVCQNAWGRDVTVRLEMSTKMLRWGRLARELTTLEAASWRKFTVGGRVEPSRCNFSACAVGNRLVLFGGEGVNMQPMDDTFVLNLEAARPEWRRVKVSASPPGRWGHTLSWLNGSWLVVFGGCGQQGLLNDVFVLDLDAQQPTWREVASEGPPLPRSWHSSCTLDGSKLVVSGGCTESGVLLSDTFLLDLTKEKPAWREIPTSWSPPSRLGHTLSVYGTTKLFMYGGLAKSGSLRLRSSDAYTMDVGEDSPQWRQLATTGFPNVGPPPRLDHVAVSLPCGRIIIFGGSIAGLHSPAELFLIDPAEEKPTWRILNVPGQPPKFAWGHSTCVVGGTRVLVLGGHTGEEWILNELHELCLASRPDEDE
- the LOC112902741 gene encoding 14-3-3-like protein GF14-D isoform X1 translates to MSPSEPTREESVYMAKLAEQAERYEEMVEFMERVARSAGGAGGGEELSVEERNLLSVAYKNVIGARRASWRIISSIEQKEEGRGNEAHAASIRAYRSKIEAELARICDGILALLDSHLVPSAGAAESKVFYLKMKGDYHRYLAEFKSGAERKEAAESTMNAYKAAQDIALADLAPTHPIRLGLALNFSVFYYEILNSPDRACNLAKQAFDEAISELDSLGEESYKDSTLIMQLLRDNLTLWTSDTNEDGGDEIKEAAAPKESGEGQ
- the LOC112902739 gene encoding adagio-like protein 3 isoform X2, whose product is MNCVHSNLSFSRFLQFRDPRAQRRHPLVDPMIVSEIRRCLNEGIEFQGELLNFRKDGAPLYNRLRLIPMHGDDGSVTHVIGIQLFFEANIDLSNISYPVYKQQSNYRPSIQDLSSASHEHTPKIQSLDYCAILQLSDEVLAHNILSRLSPRDVASIGSVCTRMHELTKNDHLRKMVCQNAWGRDVTVRLEMSTKMLRWGRLARELTTLEAASWRKFTVGGRVEPSRCNFSACAVGNRLVLFGGEGVNMQPMDDTFVLNLEAARPEWRRVKVSASPPGRWGHTLSWLNGSWLVVFGGCGQQGLLNDVFVLDLDAQQPTWREVASEGPPLPRSWHSSCTLDGSKLVVSGGCTESGVLLSDTFLLDLTKEKPAWREIPTSWSPPSRLGHTLSVYGTTKLFMYGGLAKSGSLRLRSSDAYTMDVGEDSPQWRQLATTGFPNVGPPPRLDHVAVSLPCGRIIIFGGSIAGLHSPAELFLIDPAEEKPTWRILNVPGQPPKFAWGHSTCVVGGTRVLVLGGHTGEEWILNELHELCLASRPDEDE
- the LOC112902741 gene encoding 14-3-3-like protein GF14-D isoform X2 — protein: MSPSEPTREESVYMAKLAEQAERYEEMVEFMERVARSAGGAGGGEELSVEERNLLSVAYKNVIGARRASWRIISSIEQKEEGRGNEAHAASIRAYRSKIEAELARICDGILALLDSHLVPSAGAAESKVFYLKMKGDYHRYLAEFKSGAERKEAAESTMNAYKAAQDIALADLAPTHPIRLGLALNFSVFYYEILNSPDRACNLAKQAFDEACSQLQ